The Gilliamella apicola genome window below encodes:
- a CDS encoding MFS transporter, which produces MPKINELYQNPEEKLKATNVRWRIFIIMLLLGAINYIDRTSLSIAMPYITEEFGIEDTRVVGAIHSAFFWAYALMQIPSGVLADKFKTRNIIAIATIAWGAFQAVAALCHGIFTLSLSRLGLGVSEAPIMPAGAKLMGTWLTPTERGRGSMLLDGGAPLGTAFGAVIIAGLIGFFGNWRMAFVIAGIGTILAGLLAWWYIRTYPNEHPKINKAELEHIEKYNLDSKKTDKKYKLSDIKPYLKQRNVLALIFGWVCYSFVFYGLMTWLPLYFQATYGFNIKSMGSAMAIIFLVCFIGQLTGGYIMDKWRNAGGKTSTVLHTMLAISAITAGVGIFLCARSDNPTMAIILLTIALFPLRWASIYWSIPSLLGAQKVAGTICGTMNFTSNLFAAILPIVIGFIVQATGNYFAAMMFFAASAIGYLICSLLINFDKQMDIYE; this is translated from the coding sequence ATGCCTAAAATAAATGAATTATATCAAAATCCCGAGGAGAAACTAAAAGCGACCAATGTTCGATGGCGTATCTTTATTATAATGTTATTACTTGGAGCAATTAACTATATTGATCGAACTTCACTTTCCATTGCAATGCCTTATATAACAGAAGAGTTTGGTATTGAAGATACACGCGTTGTTGGTGCAATTCACAGTGCATTTTTTTGGGCTTATGCCTTAATGCAAATTCCAAGTGGTGTATTGGCAGATAAATTTAAAACAAGAAATATTATCGCAATAGCGACAATCGCTTGGGGTGCTTTTCAAGCTGTGGCAGCATTATGTCATGGCATATTTACATTATCATTATCTCGCTTAGGTTTAGGTGTATCTGAAGCGCCAATTATGCCTGCGGGAGCTAAATTAATGGGAACTTGGTTAACACCAACTGAACGTGGTCGTGGTTCAATGTTATTAGACGGCGGAGCACCATTAGGAACTGCCTTCGGTGCTGTCATTATTGCTGGATTAATCGGATTTTTTGGTAATTGGCGCATGGCATTTGTCATTGCAGGAATAGGAACTATTTTAGCTGGTTTACTTGCTTGGTGGTATATCCGAACATACCCAAATGAACATCCTAAAATTAATAAAGCAGAACTGGAGCATATTGAAAAATATAATTTAGATTCGAAAAAAACAGATAAAAAATATAAATTATCTGATATTAAACCATATTTAAAACAACGAAATGTACTAGCTTTAATTTTCGGATGGGTTTGTTATAGTTTTGTATTCTATGGTTTAATGACATGGCTACCGCTTTATTTCCAAGCTACATATGGATTTAATATTAAATCAATGGGTAGTGCGATGGCAATTATATTCCTAGTTTGTTTTATAGGGCAATTAACTGGGGGATATATTATGGATAAATGGCGCAATGCTGGTGGTAAAACAAGTACAGTGCTACACACAATGTTAGCAATTTCAGCAATTACAGCTGGTGTAGGTATTTTCCTCTGTGCACGTAGTGATAATCCGACTATGGCAATAATTTTATTAACTATTGCACTTTTTCCATTACGTTGGGCTAGTATCTATTGGTCAATTCCATCATTATTAGGAGCTCAGAAAGTAGCAGGTACAATTTGTGGAACAATGAATTTTACAAGTAATTTATTTGCTGCAATATTACCTATTGTTATTGGTTTCATTGTACAAGCTACAGGAAATTATTTTGCTGCGATGATGTTCTTTGCTGCTTCGGCTATAGGCTATTTAATTTGCTCATTATTAATTAATTTTGATAAACAGATGGATATTTATGAATAA
- a CDS encoding UxaA family hydrolase — protein MSEVSKVIILHPNDDVAIARFPISKGYVIQEKNVSVLSDIKEGHKIALHNIEKNQPIKRYNQIIGYAICQIQAGEHIHLHNLKMGDYGHEYDFCADKHETPIAREKRTFMGYKRKNGQIATRNYIGILTSVNCSATVARRLEDHFKAKGLDDYPNIDGIVALPQSFGCAMDMKGDLMKMMQRTMSGYANHPNFAGILIIGLGCESNQIKDLIQVKGLNEGPMLQHMTIQETGGSQKTFDKGVTIIESMLNEANQYTREEVPASELVLALECGGSDSYSGISANPALGVAVDLLVQQGGTAILAETPEIYGAEYILTRRANTKEVGEKLINRILWWEDYAKRCHAELNNNPSAGNKEGGLTTILEKSLGAICKAGSTNLIDVYEYAEPVTAKGLVFMDTPGYDAFACTGQIAGGANIMCFTTGRGSAYGSKPTPCIKIASNNFLWRRQEEDMDINCGDVADGQETLEQAGKRIFEKILAVASGEKTKSEKFGYGSLEFVPWQPGAIM, from the coding sequence ATGAGCGAAGTATCTAAAGTAATTATACTTCATCCTAATGATGATGTAGCCATAGCTCGATTTCCAATATCCAAAGGATATGTAATTCAAGAAAAGAATGTTTCTGTACTATCAGATATTAAAGAAGGACATAAAATAGCTCTTCACAATATCGAAAAAAATCAACCTATCAAACGCTATAACCAAATTATAGGTTATGCAATTTGTCAAATACAAGCGGGAGAACATATTCATCTACATAATTTAAAAATGGGTGATTATGGACATGAATATGATTTTTGTGCAGATAAACATGAAACCCCAATAGCCCGTGAAAAAAGGACTTTTATGGGCTACAAACGCAAAAACGGACAAATAGCAACTCGTAATTATATAGGCATATTAACATCTGTTAACTGCAGCGCAACAGTTGCACGACGCCTTGAAGATCATTTTAAAGCAAAAGGATTAGATGATTATCCAAATATAGATGGCATCGTAGCCCTTCCACAAAGTTTTGGTTGTGCTATGGATATGAAAGGTGATTTGATGAAAATGATGCAACGCACAATGAGTGGCTATGCAAATCATCCTAATTTCGCCGGTATTCTAATTATTGGTCTGGGCTGTGAATCTAATCAAATCAAAGATCTTATTCAAGTAAAAGGTTTAAATGAAGGTCCTATGTTACAACATATGACTATTCAAGAAACTGGTGGGTCACAAAAAACTTTCGATAAGGGCGTTACTATTATTGAAAGTATGTTAAATGAAGCCAACCAATACACCAGAGAAGAAGTGCCTGCATCAGAATTAGTTTTAGCGCTTGAATGTGGTGGTTCTGACAGTTACTCAGGCATTTCTGCTAATCCAGCCCTTGGCGTAGCTGTTGATTTACTTGTACAACAAGGAGGAACAGCAATACTCGCTGAAACGCCTGAAATTTATGGTGCTGAATATATTCTTACTCGCCGAGCAAATACGAAAGAAGTTGGTGAAAAACTTATTAATCGAATTTTATGGTGGGAGGATTATGCCAAAAGATGTCATGCGGAATTGAATAATAATCCATCTGCAGGTAATAAAGAAGGTGGACTAACAACTATTCTTGAAAAATCTCTAGGGGCTATTTGTAAAGCAGGAAGTACTAATCTTATTGATGTATATGAATATGCAGAGCCAGTAACCGCAAAAGGTTTGGTATTTATGGATACTCCAGGATATGACGCATTTGCATGTACAGGTCAAATTGCGGGTGGTGCAAACATTATGTGTTTTACAACAGGAAGAGGTTCGGCTTATGGCTCAAAACCGACACCATGCATCAAAATCGCATCTAATAATTTTTTATGGCGCCGTCAAGAAGAAGATATGGATATTAATTGTGGAGATGTAGCCGATGGACAAGAAACCTTAGAGCAAGCAGGTAAACGCATTTTTGAAAAAATCTTAGCTGTTGCCTCTGGTGAAAAAACAAAAAGTGAAAAATTTGGATATGGATCACTTGAATTTGTCCCATGGCAACCTGGTGCAATTATGTAA
- a CDS encoding iron-containing alcohol dehydrogenase, producing MIYYIPPVNLLGKGCLSELGVPIKKLNCKKALIVSDKFLVGNGTVDRVVDILKKEGIESVIFYDVKPNPTVANVENALKLCQESKCDFIVSIGGGSPQDCGKAVAVLATNGGKITDYEGMHKSKHKCLPIVAIATTAGTSAEVTINYVITDESRHVKMIMVDPNTLASITVSDPDLMISKPANLTAATGMDALTHAIEAVVAKGAMDVTDSTALYAIAQTFKYLARAVKNGNDIEAREQMSYACFLNGIAFSNAGLGNVHAMAHQLGGLYDLPHGVCNAMLLSVVEEENAKHAPQKFRVIAETIGFDTKNRSDQECVDYVIKRIQELAQEVGIPKSLKELGVDNPDFELLAENSMKDACAGANPVFFDKQKLIELFKKIA from the coding sequence ATGATTTATTACATTCCACCCGTTAATTTATTAGGTAAGGGTTGCTTATCTGAGTTAGGCGTACCAATTAAAAAATTAAATTGTAAAAAAGCGTTGATTGTTAGCGATAAATTTTTAGTTGGTAATGGTACAGTAGATAGAGTCGTTGATATTTTAAAAAAAGAAGGTATTGAATCTGTTATTTTTTACGATGTTAAACCAAATCCAACCGTTGCTAATGTTGAAAATGCTCTAAAATTATGTCAAGAATCTAAATGCGATTTTATTGTTTCAATTGGTGGAGGCTCCCCTCAGGATTGTGGCAAAGCGGTTGCTGTTTTAGCAACTAATGGTGGAAAAATTACAGATTATGAAGGCATGCATAAAAGTAAACATAAATGTTTACCAATAGTGGCAATAGCAACCACAGCAGGTACTTCTGCAGAAGTAACCATCAATTATGTTATTACTGATGAAAGTAGACATGTAAAAATGATTATGGTTGATCCAAATACTCTTGCATCAATAACCGTTAGTGACCCTGATTTAATGATTTCCAAACCAGCAAATTTAACTGCAGCAACTGGTATGGATGCGTTAACTCATGCAATTGAAGCGGTAGTTGCTAAAGGTGCAATGGACGTTACTGATTCGACAGCATTATATGCAATAGCCCAAACATTTAAATATTTAGCTAGAGCAGTTAAAAATGGTAACGATATTGAAGCAAGAGAACAAATGAGTTATGCATGCTTTTTAAATGGTATTGCTTTTAGTAATGCGGGTCTGGGTAATGTTCATGCTATGGCACATCAATTAGGTGGTCTTTATGATTTACCACATGGAGTATGTAATGCCATGCTACTATCAGTAGTAGAAGAGGAAAATGCTAAACATGCACCACAAAAATTTAGAGTTATTGCTGAAACAATCGGTTTTGATACTAAAAATAGAAGTGATCAAGAATGTGTTGATTATGTCATAAAAAGAATTCAAGAATTAGCTCAAGAAGTCGGAATTCCTAAATCATTAAAGGAATTAGGTGTTGATAATCCAGATTTTGAGTTATTGGCCGAAAATTCAATGAAAGATGCTTGTGCAGGTGCAAATCCAGTCTTTTTTGATAAACAAAAACTTATTGAGCTATTTAAAAAGATAGCTTAA
- the pgi gene encoding glucose-6-phosphate isomerase: MLKSIDPTTTSSWKSLQSNYEKHHEKTIAQILKDEPKRVEKLSIPFEDEFLVDLSKNRVTQETLEVLYKLADECDLNGAINAMYSGEKINRTENRAVLHVALRNVSNTPIYVDGKNVMDDVNAVLAKMESFSKKIISGEWKGYTGKAITDVVNIGIGGSDLGPHMITEALRPYKNHLTMHFVSNVDGTHIVEALKGLNPETTLFLVASKTFTTQETMTNAQTARKWLLDAAKDDKAVALHFVALSTNAKEVEKFGIDTTNMFEFWDWVGGRYSSWSAIGLSIVLSIGFDNFKEFLAGGHAMDKHFQSAPIEKNIPALLALIGIWYNNFCGAETEAILPYDQYMHRFAAYFQQGNMESNGKSVDRNGHKTSYTTGPIIWGEPGTNGQHAFYQLIHQGTKLIPCDFIAPAISHNPVGDHHPKLLSNFFAQTEALAFGKTTEQVEQEFLAAGKTLDEVKSIVPFKVFEGNKPTNSILVKKITPYTLGALVAMYEHKIFTQGIILNIFSFDQWGVELGKQLAGRILPELTDDKPVDSHDDSTNNLINQYKKWR, translated from the coding sequence ATGTTAAAGTCAATTGATCCAACTACCACTTCTTCTTGGAAATCCCTTCAATCTAATTATGAAAAACATCATGAAAAGACAATTGCCCAAATCTTAAAAGATGAACCAAAGCGTGTTGAAAAACTGAGTATACCTTTTGAGGATGAGTTTTTGGTTGATTTGTCAAAAAATAGAGTGACACAAGAAACTTTAGAGGTACTTTATAAACTTGCTGATGAATGTGATTTAAATGGTGCCATTAACGCCATGTATAGCGGTGAGAAAATTAATCGTACGGAAAATCGTGCTGTATTACATGTTGCGCTACGTAATGTTTCAAATACGCCGATTTATGTCGATGGTAAGAATGTTATGGATGATGTCAATGCGGTGTTGGCTAAGATGGAATCGTTTAGTAAAAAGATTATTAGCGGAGAATGGAAAGGTTATACGGGTAAAGCCATTACCGATGTAGTTAATATTGGTATTGGCGGTTCAGATCTTGGTCCTCATATGATTACCGAAGCATTACGTCCTTATAAAAATCATTTAACAATGCATTTTGTTTCGAATGTCGATGGTACTCATATTGTTGAAGCGCTTAAGGGTTTAAATCCTGAAACTACTTTATTCTTAGTGGCATCTAAAACGTTTACCACACAGGAAACCATGACAAATGCGCAGACTGCTCGTAAATGGTTACTTGATGCAGCCAAAGATGATAAAGCCGTTGCTTTGCATTTTGTTGCACTTTCAACCAATGCTAAAGAGGTTGAAAAATTTGGTATTGATACCACCAATATGTTTGAATTTTGGGATTGGGTTGGCGGTCGTTATTCATCTTGGTCTGCAATTGGCTTATCAATTGTTTTATCGATTGGTTTTGACAACTTCAAAGAGTTTTTAGCTGGAGGTCATGCTATGGATAAACACTTCCAAAGCGCGCCAATCGAGAAAAATATTCCAGCATTACTAGCGTTAATTGGTATCTGGTACAACAATTTCTGTGGAGCAGAAACTGAAGCAATTTTACCGTATGATCAGTATATGCATCGCTTTGCAGCTTATTTTCAACAAGGAAATATGGAATCAAACGGTAAGAGTGTTGATCGTAATGGGCATAAAACGTCTTATACAACAGGCCCAATTATTTGGGGTGAACCTGGAACTAATGGTCAACACGCATTTTATCAATTAATTCACCAAGGTACTAAATTAATCCCATGTGATTTTATTGCACCAGCAATCAGTCATAATCCAGTGGGTGATCACCATCCGAAATTACTGTCAAACTTTTTTGCACAAACCGAAGCTTTAGCGTTTGGTAAAACTACTGAGCAAGTTGAACAAGAATTCCTTGCAGCAGGTAAAACACTTGATGAAGTTAAATCAATTGTACCGTTTAAAGTTTTTGAGGGTAATAAACCAACAAATTCAATCCTTGTGAAAAAAATAACACCTTATACTCTTGGTGCATTAGTTGCTATGTATGAACATAAGATCTTTACACAAGGTATTATTCTTAATATCTTTAGTTTTGATCAATGGGGTGTAGAGCTTGGTAAGCAATTAGCTGGTCGTATTTTACCTGAATTGACAGATGATAAACCTGTTGATTCTCATGATGATTCTACCAATAATCTAATTAATCAATATAAGAAATGGCGTTAA
- a CDS encoding IclR family transcriptional regulator, producing MPNIQTLVPALDKIVRICDYLDDHKGATFSQIFQNLNLPKSSTSTLLNALVMHGILRQDQNQYYLGLKLHEWGDKSLEQFDITKIAKPLMTKLREQTNLTCHLGVLDGLYSVYIAKIENDQAIGIRTWIGKKLPLHSSGIGKALIAWLPDEKIDQLIPEEKLVKYTDATITSKKQLKKELAKIRAQGWAYDNQEDVKGVHCIAAPIFNKNNEPIAAISISGVLFQLPVDKIGKYSELVRKACQQLTSKF from the coding sequence ATGCCAAATATTCAAACTCTAGTACCAGCATTAGATAAAATAGTACGCATTTGTGATTATTTAGATGATCATAAAGGTGCAACTTTTAGCCAAATATTTCAGAATCTTAATTTACCTAAAAGCAGTACATCAACACTACTTAATGCGTTAGTTATGCATGGTATTTTACGTCAAGACCAAAACCAGTATTATCTTGGGTTAAAATTACATGAATGGGGTGATAAATCACTGGAACAGTTCGATATCACTAAAATCGCAAAACCATTGATGACAAAATTAAGAGAGCAAACCAACTTAACCTGTCATTTAGGTGTTCTTGATGGCCTTTATTCTGTTTATATTGCTAAAATTGAAAATGACCAAGCAATTGGCATTCGCACTTGGATTGGCAAAAAATTACCATTACATAGTTCAGGTATTGGTAAAGCATTGATTGCTTGGTTACCAGATGAGAAAATAGATCAACTTATACCAGAAGAAAAATTGGTCAAATATACTGACGCCACAATAACAAGTAAGAAACAATTAAAAAAAGAACTTGCGAAAATTCGGGCTCAGGGCTGGGCTTATGATAATCAGGAAGACGTAAAAGGTGTACATTGTATTGCAGCACCAATATTTAACAAAAATAATGAACCAATTGCTGCTATTAGTATTTCTGGTGTTCTTTTTCAGCTACCTGTAGATAAAATCGGAAAATACTCTGAGCTAGTACGTAAAGCATGCCAACAACTTACCAGTAAGTTTTAA
- the ptsI gene encoding phosphoenolpyruvate-protein phosphotransferase PtsI — protein sequence MVSGILVSPGIAFAKALLLKEEPIVISNRQILDNKIDAEIERFKEAREKSSEQLHAIMERAKSTLGEDKAAIFEGHIMLLEDEDLEQEVISRIQTKHSTADAAVQSVFETQAKELENLDDEYLKERAADIRDIGKRLLKNILGIEIVDLSAINQPCILVATDLTPSETAQLNLDMVLGFITDAGGRTSHTSIMARSLEIPAIVGTSNATQEIKQGDFVILDAINNAIYINPDHTTQEKLKQVQAKFISDKEELAKLKDLPAVTLDGHQVEICGNIGTVRDIAGAERNGYEGVGLYRTEFLFMDRDAYPNEEEQFKAYKEVAESTNGLSVIVRTMDIGGDKDVPYMHLPKEENPFLGWRAIRICLDRKEILHAQLRAILRASAFGKLRIMFPMIISVEEIRILKSEINILKEQLTTEGKAFDKNIEIGVMIETPAAAVIAHHLAKEVDFFSIGTNDLTQYTLAVDRGNELISHLYNPLSPSVLTLIKNVIDASHKEGKWTGMCGELAGDERATILLLGMGLDEFSMSAVSIPKIKKLIRNTNFEEAKKFADTVLQKATAKEIIDLIENYTAEKQIC from the coding sequence ATGGTATCAGGTATACTTGTTTCCCCGGGTATCGCTTTTGCAAAAGCGCTATTATTAAAAGAAGAGCCTATTGTTATTAGTAATAGACAAATTCTTGATAACAAAATTGACGCTGAAATTGAACGTTTCAAAGAAGCTCGAGAAAAATCAAGTGAGCAATTACATGCAATCATGGAGCGAGCAAAATCTACATTAGGCGAAGATAAAGCAGCAATTTTTGAAGGTCATATCATGCTTCTTGAAGATGAAGATCTTGAACAAGAAGTTATTTCACGTATTCAAACTAAACATTCTACCGCTGATGCCGCAGTTCAATCCGTTTTTGAAACTCAAGCTAAGGAACTGGAAAATTTAGATGATGAATATTTAAAAGAACGTGCAGCCGATATTCGCGACATCGGCAAACGCTTACTTAAAAATATTTTAGGTATTGAAATTGTTGATTTAAGTGCTATTAACCAACCATGCATTTTAGTCGCTACAGATTTAACGCCATCTGAAACCGCTCAGTTAAATTTAGACATGGTATTAGGTTTTATTACTGACGCAGGTGGAAGAACATCACATACATCAATTATGGCTCGTTCATTAGAAATTCCAGCCATTGTGGGCACGTCTAATGCAACTCAAGAAATCAAACAAGGTGATTTTGTTATTTTAGATGCAATTAACAATGCTATCTATATCAATCCAGATCACACCACCCAAGAAAAATTAAAACAAGTTCAAGCAAAATTTATTAGCGATAAAGAAGAACTTGCAAAATTAAAAGACTTACCAGCTGTAACGCTTGACGGGCACCAAGTCGAAATTTGTGGCAACATAGGTACTGTACGAGATATTGCTGGTGCAGAACGCAACGGTTATGAAGGTGTTGGTTTATACCGTACCGAATTCTTGTTCATGGATCGCGATGCTTATCCTAATGAAGAAGAACAATTTAAAGCATACAAAGAAGTAGCTGAATCAACTAATGGTTTATCAGTAATTGTACGCACAATGGATATTGGTGGCGATAAAGATGTGCCTTATATGCATTTACCAAAAGAAGAGAATCCATTTTTGGGTTGGCGTGCAATTCGTATTTGTTTAGATCGTAAAGAAATACTTCATGCCCAATTACGTGCAATCTTACGTGCATCTGCATTTGGTAAATTACGTATTATGTTCCCAATGATTATTTCAGTGGAAGAAATTCGTATATTAAAATCTGAAATCAATATTCTTAAAGAACAATTAACGACTGAAGGCAAAGCTTTCGATAAAAATATCGAAATTGGTGTGATGATTGAAACCCCTGCAGCAGCAGTGATTGCACATCATTTAGCTAAAGAAGTAGATTTCTTTAGTATCGGGACTAATGACTTAACACAATATACGCTTGCTGTTGACCGTGGTAATGAATTGATTTCTCATCTCTACAACCCGTTATCACCTTCTGTATTAACATTGATTAAAAATGTTATTGATGCATCGCATAAAGAAGGTAAATGGACTGGAATGTGTGGTGAACTTGCTGGTGATGAACGCGCAACAATTTTATTATTAGGTATGGGTCTTGATGAATTTAGTATGAGTGCAGTATCAATTCCAAAAATTAAGAAATTGATTCGCAATACCAATTTTGAAGAGGCGAAAAAGTTTGCTGATACAGTATTACAAAAAGCAACAGCCAAAGAAATTATTGATTTAATTGAAAATTATACCGCTGAAAAGCAAATTTGTTAG
- the crr gene encoding PTS glucose transporter subunit IIA — translation MGLFDKIKQLVSDDNKNSIEIIAPLSGEIVKIEDVPDVVFAEKIVGDGVAIKPSGNKIVAPLNGKIGKIFETNHAFAIESDEGIELFVHFGIDTVELKGEGFKRIAEEGQQVKVGDTIIEIDLPLLESKAKSVLTPVVISNMETVVELTKLSGSVEAGKTPIMRVKK, via the coding sequence ATGGGTCTATTCGATAAAATCAAGCAATTAGTATCCGATGATAATAAAAATAGCATCGAAATTATTGCACCTTTAAGTGGCGAAATAGTCAAAATCGAAGATGTACCAGATGTGGTTTTTGCCGAAAAAATCGTTGGTGATGGTGTTGCAATTAAGCCTTCTGGTAACAAAATTGTTGCACCTTTAAATGGTAAAATTGGCAAAATCTTCGAAACCAATCACGCTTTTGCGATTGAGTCAGATGAAGGTATTGAGCTTTTTGTTCACTTTGGGATCGACACAGTAGAGTTAAAAGGTGAAGGCTTTAAGCGAATTGCCGAAGAAGGTCAACAAGTAAAAGTAGGTGATACTATTATTGAAATCGATCTGCCATTACTTGAAAGTAAAGCTAAATCAGTGTTAACACCAGTAGTTATTTCTAATATGGAAACAGTTGTAGAATTAACTAAACTTTCTGGTTCTGTCGAAGCTGGTAAAACACCAATAATGCGTGTGAAAAAATAA
- the metA gene encoding homoserine O-acetyltransferase MetA, whose product MPICIPDSLPAVDVLRNENVFIMTSSRAKTQEIRPLKLLFLNLMPKKIETENQFFRLLSNSPLQVNVQLLRIDQRESKNTPMEHLNSFYCDFDDIRHQNFDGLIITGAPLGKVPFSDVVYWPKLAEIITWAKEHVTSTMFVCWAVQAALNVLYDLPKFTRSQKLSGVYQHHIIQPNAILSRGFDDTFLAPHSRNADFPKDKIINYTDLTILAESDITGPYLMTTADKRMAFVTGHPEYDSFTLANEYFRDIKAGIEPNIPENYFPDNNPNLSPKATWRSHAYLLFSNWLNYYVYQLTPFDLTTRNMTVDD is encoded by the coding sequence ATGCCTATTTGTATTCCAGACTCATTACCAGCTGTTGATGTACTTCGCAATGAGAATGTTTTTATTATGACTTCATCGCGAGCTAAAACCCAAGAAATTCGACCACTTAAACTTCTTTTCCTCAACTTAATGCCTAAAAAAATAGAGACCGAAAATCAATTTTTTCGGCTTTTATCGAATTCACCTTTACAAGTAAATGTTCAATTATTGCGGATTGATCAGCGCGAATCAAAAAACACACCAATGGAACATTTAAATAGCTTTTATTGTGATTTTGATGATATTCGACATCAGAATTTTGATGGACTTATTATAACGGGAGCTCCACTAGGAAAAGTACCTTTCTCTGATGTGGTTTATTGGCCTAAATTAGCAGAAATTATTACTTGGGCAAAAGAACATGTAACTTCAACAATGTTTGTTTGTTGGGCTGTGCAAGCAGCTTTAAACGTCTTGTATGATTTACCAAAATTTACTCGTAGCCAGAAATTATCAGGTGTTTATCAACATCACATTATTCAGCCGAATGCGATTTTATCACGAGGATTTGATGATACTTTCTTAGCTCCTCATTCACGTAACGCTGATTTCCCCAAAGATAAAATTATAAATTACACTGATTTAACGATTTTAGCCGAATCAGATATTACAGGACCTTATCTAATGACCACGGCAGATAAACGCATGGCATTCGTAACCGGGCATCCAGAATATGACTCTTTCACGTTAGCCAATGAATATTTTCGTGATATTAAAGCCGGTATTGAACCAAATATTCCAGAAAATTATTTTCCTGATAATAATCCAAATTTGTCTCCTAAAGCTACATGGCGCAGTCATGCCTATTTATTATTTAGTAATTGGCTCAACTATTACGTCTATCAATTAACACCATTTGATTTAACAACGCGTAATATGACGGTTGATGATTAA
- a CDS encoding dihydrodipicolinate synthase family protein — MNLEKFKGIFPPVPTIVDKEGNLDKKGMANLLDHLIDNEADGVLILGSGGEFCHMQPKLRLEVAEFAVKHINKRIPVMIGISSPSTKETIEYGQHASQIGADAVLVVNPYYALLNSDAIYHHYKTVAENIDIPILLYNFPALTGQDIGIDVITRLAKELPNIIGLKDTIDNISHTREVINQVHAFRPDFIIFSGFDEYMLDTLILGGHGGIPATFNFAPKITKGIYKAFIKKDYEKAFKLQRQLAKLMPIYAIESPFFGVIKQAIKLTGVDISTEVLAPVMPLTSDKKKILKKLLSDSKFYKNLLLISFRSKL, encoded by the coding sequence ATGAATTTAGAAAAATTTAAAGGAATATTTCCACCTGTTCCAACAATTGTAGATAAAGAAGGAAATCTCGATAAAAAAGGAATGGCTAATCTTTTAGATCATCTTATTGACAATGAAGCCGATGGCGTTTTGATTTTAGGAAGTGGTGGTGAATTTTGTCATATGCAACCTAAATTACGGCTAGAAGTTGCTGAATTTGCTGTAAAGCATATCAATAAACGCATTCCAGTTATGATTGGAATATCAAGTCCAAGTACTAAAGAAACTATTGAATATGGTCAACATGCATCACAAATAGGTGCTGATGCTGTTTTAGTGGTTAATCCATATTATGCTTTATTAAATAGTGATGCAATTTATCACCATTATAAAACTGTCGCTGAAAATATTGATATACCTATTCTACTTTACAATTTTCCCGCACTAACTGGTCAAGATATAGGTATTGATGTTATTACTCGATTGGCAAAAGAGCTGCCAAATATTATCGGGTTAAAAGATACTATTGATAATATTAGCCACACACGAGAAGTAATCAATCAAGTTCATGCTTTCCGCCCAGATTTCATTATCTTTAGTGGCTTCGACGAATATATGTTAGACACCCTGATTTTAGGTGGCCATGGAGGTATTCCTGCAACATTCAATTTTGCACCTAAAATTACAAAGGGAATTTATAAAGCTTTTATAAAAAAAGATTATGAAAAAGCATTTAAATTACAACGTCAATTAGCAAAATTAATGCCTATTTATGCTATTGAATCACCATTCTTTGGAGTCATTAAACAAGCAATAAAATTGACTGGTGTAGATATTTCAACTGAAGTTTTAGCTCCAGTAATGCCATTAACTTCCGATAAAAAGAAAATATTAAAAAAATTATTATCTGATTCAAAATTTTATAAAAATTTATTATTAATTAGTTTTAGGAGCAAATTATGA